In Mycolicibacterium phocaicum, one DNA window encodes the following:
- a CDS encoding ATP-binding protein, with protein sequence MDPIRNPYTPNAGAQPTTLVGRSPQLDSFDLLLGRLKLGRPEQSMIIKGLRGVGKTVLLGQFRQKALEANWVVLELEVQKNDDTEFRRTIASRTRTALLELSPKARWTERATAAAAVLKSFSLSIDPSGALQLGFDGAPAEGQADHGELSLDLTDLFVAVGEAAQSAGRGLVLLFDEVQFLTRSQLEAVIAAMHKTVQRKLPITMVGAGLPQVAELAGDAKSYAERLFKFPTIGNLEEDDAREALAGPARIEGVVFQPTALDLALEITGSYPYFLQELGYAAWGVAEGTAINRTDVQQAEEVYLSKLDESFFRVRFDRCTERQKQYLRAMAELGSGKQKAQDVAAILGKQSPQVAPFRSELIAMGLLYTPDHGYADFTVPHFDQYMKRVMPELSEMS encoded by the coding sequence TTGGACCCCATACGCAACCCGTACACGCCGAACGCTGGTGCTCAGCCGACAACGCTCGTCGGTCGCAGCCCGCAGCTTGACTCCTTCGACTTGCTCCTGGGGCGACTCAAGCTTGGCCGTCCAGAGCAGTCGATGATCATTAAGGGGCTTCGTGGGGTCGGTAAGACCGTCCTGCTTGGCCAGTTCAGGCAGAAGGCACTCGAGGCGAATTGGGTCGTGCTTGAACTTGAGGTTCAGAAAAACGATGACACCGAGTTCCGGCGGACCATCGCTTCTCGGACTCGCACGGCTTTGCTCGAACTGTCACCGAAGGCCAGGTGGACTGAGCGGGCGACCGCAGCCGCAGCAGTTTTGAAGTCGTTCTCGCTGTCTATCGATCCCTCCGGAGCACTGCAGCTCGGGTTCGATGGTGCTCCGGCAGAAGGGCAAGCGGATCACGGTGAGCTGAGCCTCGACTTGACTGATCTTTTCGTGGCTGTCGGGGAAGCCGCTCAGTCGGCCGGCCGCGGCCTGGTTCTTCTGTTTGACGAAGTGCAATTCCTTACCAGATCTCAACTGGAAGCAGTGATTGCGGCGATGCACAAGACAGTGCAGCGGAAGCTTCCGATCACGATGGTGGGGGCGGGGCTACCTCAGGTGGCGGAGTTGGCGGGGGACGCGAAATCGTACGCAGAGCGCCTATTCAAGTTCCCGACGATCGGCAATCTTGAAGAGGATGACGCGCGAGAGGCGCTTGCTGGGCCGGCTCGAATCGAGGGTGTGGTGTTTCAACCTACGGCGCTTGACCTGGCCCTCGAAATCACCGGCAGCTACCCATATTTCCTGCAGGAATTGGGATACGCGGCCTGGGGCGTGGCGGAAGGTACCGCCATAAATCGGACCGATGTCCAGCAGGCTGAAGAGGTGTATCTCTCGAAACTTGATGAGTCGTTCTTTCGGGTGAGATTCGATCGGTGTACAGAACGGCAAAAGCAGTACTTGCGAGCGATGGCTGAACTCGGGTCAGGAAAACAAAAAGCGCAGGATGTGGCAGCGATCCTCGGCAAGCAGTCGCCGCAAGTTGCGCCGTTCCGGTCGGAACTTATTGCAATGGGCCTGCTCTACACTCCCGACCACGGTTACGCGGACTTCACGGTGCCGCACTTTGACCAGTACATGAAGCGCGTGATGCCTGAGCTGTCGGAAATGTCTTGA
- a CDS encoding uracil-xanthine permease family protein, which yields MIPLSWTPVGPDAAVVGPDERLSWPRTIGIGAQHVVAMFGATFLVPVLTGFPPATTLLFSGIGTIAFLLITGNRLPSYLGSSFSVIAPVTAAVAAHGTGSALGGLIAVGLLLILVGGVVHLVGTHWLDVTLPPVVTGAIVALIGFNLAPAAKHNFEKGPVVGLVTLVLLVATLAFFRGIVGRLAIFLAVVIGYLLALALGDVDTAAIAAAPWIGLPEFHGPSFSLAVLPMFLPAVIALIAENIGHVKSVGQMTGKDLDPLMGRALAADGVATVLAGAGGGSATTTYAENIGVMAATRIYSTAAYWVAAAVAVALSLCPKVGAAISAIPPGVLGGATIVLYGLVGILGVRIWLTNHVDFSQPINQMTAAIPLIIGIADFTWQAGPLTFTGIALGSVAALVIYHGMRGLTAVRGTRQPAQTSST from the coding sequence ATGATTCCGCTCTCCTGGACGCCGGTCGGGCCGGACGCCGCTGTGGTCGGCCCCGACGAACGCCTCAGCTGGCCGCGCACCATCGGCATCGGCGCCCAGCATGTGGTGGCGATGTTCGGCGCGACGTTCCTGGTGCCGGTGCTGACCGGCTTCCCGCCGGCCACCACGCTGTTGTTCTCCGGCATCGGCACCATCGCGTTCCTGCTGATCACCGGAAACCGGCTGCCGAGCTATCTCGGGTCGAGCTTCTCGGTGATCGCGCCGGTCACCGCCGCGGTCGCCGCGCACGGAACCGGTAGCGCGCTGGGCGGTTTGATCGCCGTGGGCCTGCTACTGATCCTGGTCGGCGGCGTGGTGCATCTGGTCGGCACGCACTGGCTCGATGTGACGCTGCCGCCGGTGGTCACCGGTGCGATCGTCGCGCTGATCGGGTTCAACCTGGCCCCGGCGGCGAAGCACAACTTCGAGAAGGGGCCGGTGGTCGGGCTCGTGACACTGGTGCTCCTGGTCGCGACGCTGGCGTTCTTCCGCGGCATCGTCGGCCGGCTGGCCATCTTCCTGGCCGTGGTCATCGGCTACCTGCTGGCGCTGGCGCTCGGCGATGTCGACACCGCGGCCATCGCCGCCGCCCCGTGGATCGGGCTGCCCGAGTTTCACGGCCCGTCGTTCAGCCTGGCCGTCCTGCCGATGTTCCTGCCGGCGGTGATCGCGCTGATCGCCGAGAACATCGGACACGTGAAATCGGTGGGCCAGATGACCGGTAAAGACCTGGACCCACTGATGGGCCGGGCGCTGGCGGCCGACGGAGTGGCCACCGTGCTGGCCGGTGCGGGCGGCGGCTCGGCCACCACCACCTACGCCGAGAACATCGGGGTGATGGCGGCGACGCGCATCTATTCGACCGCCGCGTACTGGGTGGCCGCTGCCGTGGCCGTCGCACTGTCGTTGTGTCCCAAGGTCGGTGCGGCCATCTCGGCCATTCCGCCCGGCGTGCTGGGCGGGGCGACGATCGTGCTCTACGGGCTGGTCGGCATCCTCGGGGTGCGGATCTGGCTGACCAACCACGTGGATTTCTCGCAGCCGATCAACCAGATGACCGCCGCCATCCCGCTGATCATCGGTATCGCCGACTTCACCTGGCAGGCCGGCCCGCTGACCTTCACCGGCATCGCGCTCGGTTCCGTTGCGGCGCTGGTGATCTACCACGGCATGCGGGGGCTCACCGCCGTCCGCGGGACCCGTCAGCCGGCCCAGACGTCCTCGACGTAG
- a CDS encoding bifunctional cytochrome P450/NADPH--P450 reductase, with protein sequence MESFSPAVPPEIPGVPSAVGVELPSGPVPGRPYSLPLDLLTEQYGPMFYADLGPGRRLYACSLALVDELCDESRFSKALTGRLARFRPVVGNGLFTAYPGEEGWQEAHDVLIPGFSFSGLRSYHPAMLDINRQLIAQWDAAVGTRTVDVAGDLAKLAMDTVGLAGFGARFDSYQHDGLADIPASFAATLNQVLLGANADQTVFETERGKLFSFIVDLIAQHRAGDVDLDDLLALMLQPGPDGNPILDDDSIRNQIATFLVAGQDTTSILMPTALYSIVKNPAVLHRAQAEADAVFGPDDDHVPAFDEIGKLTYIRQIIDEALRLSPPVREFDRMALADTVIGGQYPVRRGEAVTVLTSSLHRQPEWGDNVEIFDPDRFGADRAAQRPVNLFKPFGTGARSCIGRQFALHEATMAIATLVHRYRFVDVEHYTLRTHSDVLRKPEGFYVELIRRTPEERRQVDAAVAAAPVTQSRAAVPAGTKLLVLHGSNLGNCRSLAQQLGDEAVDLGYETTVAALDSVTGALPEDGAVVVVAASYNGMPTDDARAFVEWLDGSDATAPAVPYAVLGVGDRNWAETYMAIPRRIDARLAELGATQLLPMAEADTSGDFAGVVEDFSVALWNALGGVFGAIVADEPVADEPLYDLRAIDGPVTAAIDARHHVQPATVLDNIPLVDTGSEFGQDKRLIRIALPDGVDYQTGDHLTVLPDNSSVLVDEVGELLDLRLDRRISINPRRSTRRAIPIDREVTVRELLTHFLELRKPASRSQLLRLAAANPCPPERAALTALADDPEARALSITDCLAEFPATKLSREELLELFEPMSPRHYSIATSSRRRVREVELVVGVLEGPARSGSGVFRGVSSSYLADAVPGQQIRMRVDPARQAFRAGADPTRNVILVSAGTGVAPFRGFIGDRLGALEAGEPFTAALCFFGVRHPDVDYLFRDEAEDAERLGIVRMRPAFSRAGDEVKYVQDRIAADADEVWDMLGNPDNDTHVYVCGDGARMAPAVRAAFQDIYRSRTGADDDAARAWLAELVSTDRYVEDVWAG encoded by the coding sequence ATGGAGAGCTTCTCGCCAGCTGTGCCGCCCGAGATTCCTGGTGTCCCTTCAGCTGTCGGCGTCGAGTTGCCGTCCGGGCCAGTGCCCGGACGGCCTTATTCGTTGCCGCTGGACTTGCTCACCGAGCAGTACGGCCCAATGTTCTACGCGGACCTCGGGCCGGGCCGCCGCCTCTATGCGTGCTCGCTGGCACTGGTCGACGAACTGTGCGATGAGAGCCGGTTCAGCAAAGCGCTGACGGGCCGGTTGGCCAGGTTCCGTCCGGTGGTCGGCAACGGGCTCTTCACCGCGTACCCCGGCGAGGAGGGCTGGCAGGAAGCGCACGACGTCCTGATTCCCGGCTTCAGCTTCAGCGGGCTGCGCAGCTATCACCCCGCGATGCTCGACATCAACCGGCAACTGATCGCGCAGTGGGATGCCGCCGTGGGGACTCGAACGGTGGATGTGGCCGGTGATCTGGCGAAGCTGGCCATGGACACCGTCGGCCTGGCTGGGTTCGGGGCCCGGTTCGATTCCTACCAGCACGACGGACTTGCCGATATCCCAGCGAGTTTCGCGGCCACCCTGAACCAGGTGCTGCTCGGAGCCAACGCCGACCAGACGGTCTTCGAGACCGAGCGCGGGAAGTTGTTCAGCTTCATCGTGGACCTGATCGCTCAGCACCGTGCGGGCGACGTGGACCTCGACGATCTCCTGGCCCTGATGCTGCAGCCCGGTCCCGACGGCAACCCGATCCTGGACGACGACAGCATCCGGAACCAGATCGCCACCTTCCTGGTCGCCGGCCAGGACACGACGTCGATACTGATGCCGACGGCGCTGTACAGCATCGTCAAGAACCCGGCAGTGCTGCACCGGGCGCAGGCCGAGGCGGACGCGGTGTTCGGCCCCGACGACGACCACGTGCCGGCATTCGACGAGATCGGCAAGCTCACCTACATCCGCCAGATCATCGATGAGGCGCTAAGGCTGTCCCCGCCGGTGCGGGAGTTCGATCGAATGGCCCTGGCGGACACCGTCATCGGCGGCCAGTACCCGGTGCGGCGGGGTGAAGCCGTGACGGTACTGACGTCGTCGCTGCACCGGCAACCGGAGTGGGGCGACAACGTCGAGATCTTCGATCCGGACCGGTTCGGCGCCGACCGGGCCGCACAGCGACCGGTCAACCTGTTCAAGCCGTTCGGCACCGGAGCGCGGTCCTGCATCGGCCGGCAGTTCGCGCTCCACGAAGCAACCATGGCGATCGCGACCCTGGTGCACCGCTACCGGTTCGTCGACGTCGAGCACTACACGTTGCGTACCCACAGTGACGTGCTGCGCAAGCCGGAGGGCTTCTACGTCGAACTCATTCGCCGCACCCCGGAGGAGCGCAGGCAGGTTGACGCGGCCGTCGCGGCCGCCCCGGTGACGCAGTCCCGCGCGGCGGTCCCGGCCGGTACGAAACTGCTTGTGCTGCATGGGTCGAACCTCGGCAACTGTCGGTCGCTGGCACAGCAGCTGGGGGATGAAGCCGTCGACCTCGGCTACGAAACGACCGTCGCCGCACTGGATTCCGTGACCGGCGCACTGCCGGAGGATGGCGCGGTGGTGGTCGTCGCGGCGTCGTACAACGGCATGCCGACCGACGATGCCCGCGCCTTTGTGGAATGGCTGGACGGATCGGACGCCACGGCGCCGGCGGTGCCATACGCAGTTCTCGGTGTCGGCGACCGCAACTGGGCCGAGACGTACATGGCGATACCGCGGCGCATCGACGCCCGGCTCGCGGAACTCGGTGCCACGCAACTACTTCCGATGGCCGAAGCCGACACCTCGGGCGACTTCGCCGGTGTGGTCGAGGATTTCTCGGTGGCACTGTGGAATGCGCTCGGCGGTGTGTTCGGCGCCATCGTCGCGGATGAACCCGTGGCCGACGAGCCACTCTATGACCTACGCGCCATCGACGGACCGGTCACCGCCGCGATCGACGCCCGCCATCACGTGCAACCGGCGACGGTGCTCGACAACATTCCGCTGGTGGACACCGGCTCCGAGTTCGGACAGGACAAGCGGTTGATCCGCATCGCGCTGCCCGACGGTGTCGACTATCAGACCGGCGACCACCTCACGGTGTTACCGGACAACAGCTCCGTCCTGGTGGACGAGGTCGGTGAATTGCTGGATTTGCGCCTCGATCGCCGCATCTCGATCAATCCGCGGCGCAGCACGCGGCGGGCCATCCCGATCGACCGGGAAGTCACTGTGCGCGAATTGCTTACGCACTTCCTGGAACTCCGCAAGCCGGCGAGCCGTAGCCAGCTGCTGCGGCTCGCCGCCGCGAACCCGTGCCCACCGGAACGTGCGGCGCTGACTGCGCTGGCCGACGATCCCGAGGCCCGTGCCCTGAGCATCACCGATTGTCTGGCGGAGTTCCCCGCCACCAAGCTGAGCCGCGAAGAGTTGCTGGAACTCTTCGAACCGATGTCCCCGCGCCATTATTCGATCGCCACGTCGTCCCGCCGCCGGGTCCGGGAAGTCGAGCTGGTGGTCGGGGTGTTGGAAGGCCCGGCCCGGTCAGGTTCCGGTGTGTTCCGTGGCGTCTCGTCCAGCTACCTCGCGGATGCTGTTCCGGGACAGCAGATTCGGATGCGGGTGGACCCGGCTCGGCAGGCCTTCCGCGCCGGCGCCGATCCGACCCGCAACGTCATCCTGGTCAGCGCCGGGACGGGCGTCGCTCCGTTCCGTGGATTCATCGGAGACCGGCTGGGCGCACTGGAGGCGGGGGAGCCGTTCACTGCCGCGCTGTGCTTCTTCGGTGTGCGTCATCCCGACGTGGACTACCTGTTCCGAGACGAGGCCGAGGACGCCGAACGTTTGGGCATTGTGCGGATGCGACCGGCGTTCTCCCGCGCCGGTGACGAGGTCAAGTACGTGCAGGACCGGATCGCCGCGGACGCCGACGAGGTCTGGGACATGCTCGGCAATCCGGACAACGACACCCACGTCTATGTGTGCGGCGACGGTGCCCGGATGGCGCCGGCCGTGCGGGCCGCGTTCCAGGACATCTATCGCAGCCGGACGGGCGCCGACGACGACGCCGCCCGCGCCTGGCTGGCCGAACTCGTCAGCACCGACCGCTACGTCGAGGACGTCTGGGCCGGCTGA
- a CDS encoding flavin-containing monooxygenase, with product MEHTANTTQVDVLIVGAGISGIGAAYYLQQEHPGRSYAILESRGATGGTWDLFRYPGIRSDSDLHTFGYEFKPWRDEDAIASADKILAYLRETVRENNIDRNIRFHHKVLGAAWDSGTARWLVDVERTDTDELVQISANWLFCAGGYYRYDQGFTPQFPGRDRFAGQVVHPQHWPENLDYTGKKVVIIGSGATAVTLVPSMAAKAAHVTMLQRSPTYILPVPSKDAFANVAGRVLGADRGYALARRKNVIRQRAVYTFCQKYPAVARRLIRWTNARELPAGYPVDTHFSPDYKPWDQRLCTVPDADLFKAIGSGKATVVTDRIATFTETGIELESGQHLDADIIVTATGLNVQLFGGMTLTVDGQAVNLSETVAYKGIMLSGVPNFAFAFGYTNSSWTLKVGLLCEHFCRLLSHMDERGFDSVRPEFDDAGMATKPLLDFAAGYVQRVADTLPRQGAQGPWVMSMNYNFDREVLRHGAVADPNLRFAAARRAEVQEFAPVS from the coding sequence ATGGAGCACACCGCCAACACCACCCAGGTCGACGTCCTGATCGTCGGCGCCGGAATCTCCGGCATCGGTGCCGCCTACTACCTGCAGCAGGAACATCCCGGCCGGTCGTACGCGATCCTGGAATCCCGCGGCGCGACCGGCGGAACCTGGGATCTGTTCCGGTACCCCGGCATTCGCTCCGACTCCGACCTGCACACCTTCGGTTACGAGTTCAAGCCGTGGCGCGACGAGGATGCCATCGCCTCCGCCGACAAAATCCTCGCGTATCTGCGAGAGACGGTCCGCGAGAACAACATCGACCGCAACATCCGGTTCCACCACAAGGTGCTGGGTGCCGCGTGGGACAGCGGCACCGCGCGGTGGCTCGTCGACGTCGAGCGCACCGACACCGACGAACTGGTGCAAATCTCCGCCAACTGGCTCTTCTGTGCCGGCGGCTACTACCGCTACGACCAGGGCTTCACCCCGCAGTTTCCGGGCCGCGACCGCTTCGCCGGCCAGGTCGTGCACCCGCAGCACTGGCCCGAGAACCTCGACTACACCGGCAAGAAGGTCGTCATCATCGGCAGCGGGGCGACCGCGGTGACGCTGGTGCCGTCGATGGCGGCCAAGGCCGCGCACGTCACCATGCTGCAGCGGTCGCCGACGTACATCCTTCCGGTGCCGTCCAAAGACGCGTTCGCCAACGTGGCCGGTCGCGTGCTCGGCGCCGACCGCGGCTACGCGCTGGCCCGGCGCAAGAACGTCATCCGGCAGCGCGCGGTCTACACCTTCTGCCAGAAGTACCCGGCCGTCGCTCGGCGGTTGATCCGCTGGACCAACGCCCGCGAGCTGCCCGCGGGCTATCCCGTCGACACCCACTTCAGCCCCGACTACAAGCCGTGGGACCAGCGCCTGTGCACGGTGCCCGACGCCGACCTGTTCAAGGCGATCGGCAGCGGCAAGGCCACAGTGGTCACCGACCGCATCGCGACCTTCACCGAGACCGGCATCGAACTGGAGTCCGGGCAGCACCTGGATGCCGACATCATCGTCACCGCAACAGGTTTGAACGTCCAGCTGTTCGGCGGGATGACGCTGACCGTCGATGGTCAGGCGGTGAACCTCTCGGAAACCGTCGCCTACAAGGGCATCATGCTCTCGGGCGTGCCGAACTTCGCCTTCGCGTTCGGCTACACCAACTCGTCGTGGACACTCAAGGTCGGCCTGCTGTGCGAGCACTTCTGCCGACTGCTGAGCCACATGGACGAACGCGGATTCGACAGCGTTCGGCCGGAGTTCGACGATGCGGGCATGGCGACCAAGCCCCTGCTGGACTTCGCGGCGGGATACGTGCAGCGCGTGGCGGACACGCTGCCGCGGCAGGGCGCGCAAGGACCCTGGGTGATGTCGATGAACTACAACTTCGACCGGGAGGTGCTGCGGCACGGCGCGGTGGCAGACCCGAACTTGCGGTTCGCCGCCGCCCGTCGCGCAGAAGTCCAGGAGTTCGCGCCGGTTTCTTGA
- a CDS encoding PucR family transcriptional regulator, translating to MGTTGPSPQVRDLIRQCAQVVVNAPAEWLEELDRAVLGANPAIASDPELAAAVSRSNRSNLLFWGAANVREPGAPVPPNAGAEPMSVAREMVRRGVDSYTLDAYRVGEGVAWRRLMDIAFEMTSDPADLHAMLDVCSQSISDFIEATLAAIATQIELERDELTRGSHAERRATVALLLEGAPIPRQRAESRLAYGLGGSHTAAVIWTDDPGSDLSQLDRAAEAFGQAAGGRPLSVLASSATRWVWAPGPVDVDTLTHAAGREVRVAIGSTGAGVDGFRRSHFDALTTQHMMARLHSPQQVAEFTDIEMVSLLTTNADRAAVFVKRVLGDLESASPELHSAVRMFVREQCNVSRAAGRLFTHRNTLLRRLARADELLPRPLADNSVEVGVALDVLHWRG from the coding sequence ATGGGCACAACAGGGCCGTCACCGCAGGTACGCGACCTGATTCGGCAGTGCGCGCAGGTGGTCGTCAACGCCCCCGCGGAATGGCTCGAGGAACTCGACCGGGCAGTTCTGGGCGCCAATCCGGCCATCGCCTCCGATCCTGAGCTGGCGGCGGCCGTCAGCCGGAGCAACCGCTCGAACTTGTTGTTCTGGGGTGCGGCCAACGTGCGCGAGCCCGGCGCGCCGGTTCCGCCCAACGCGGGCGCCGAGCCGATGAGCGTCGCCCGGGAAATGGTCCGGCGCGGCGTCGACTCGTACACCTTGGATGCCTACCGAGTCGGCGAAGGCGTGGCATGGCGACGCCTGATGGATATCGCCTTCGAAATGACCTCCGATCCCGCCGACCTACACGCGATGCTCGACGTCTGTTCACAGTCGATCAGCGACTTCATCGAGGCCACCCTGGCGGCCATCGCCACCCAGATCGAACTCGAGCGCGACGAGCTCACCCGCGGCAGCCACGCCGAGCGGCGCGCGACGGTCGCACTGCTCCTGGAAGGCGCTCCCATCCCCCGCCAGCGCGCGGAAAGCCGTCTGGCTTACGGACTCGGCGGCAGCCACACCGCGGCCGTCATCTGGACCGACGATCCGGGCAGCGACCTGTCTCAATTGGACCGTGCCGCCGAGGCTTTCGGACAAGCCGCGGGTGGCCGACCACTCAGCGTGCTGGCCAGTTCCGCCACCCGATGGGTGTGGGCACCCGGCCCTGTCGATGTCGACACACTGACACATGCCGCCGGACGCGAGGTGCGGGTCGCGATCGGGTCGACGGGAGCCGGGGTCGACGGGTTCCGGCGCAGCCACTTCGATGCCCTCACCACGCAACACATGATGGCGCGGTTGCACTCGCCGCAGCAGGTCGCCGAGTTCACCGACATCGAGATGGTTTCGCTACTGACCACCAACGCCGATCGCGCCGCGGTGTTCGTCAAGCGGGTGCTGGGTGACCTCGAATCAGCGAGCCCCGAATTGCATTCGGCGGTGCGAATGTTCGTCCGCGAGCAATGCAATGTGTCCCGGGCCGCCGGCAGACTGTTCACCCACCGCAACACCTTGTTGCGCAGGCTTGCCCGCGCTGACGAATTGCTGCCCCGCCCGTTGGCCGACAACAGCGTCGAGGTAGGCGTCGCACTCGACGTGTTGCACTGGCGCGGTTGA
- a CDS encoding HNH endonuclease — protein MRHFRQRKASHRAVAVYNADYRVLTHVTWQEAVRLLLRGSVHVIERHSPAVHIHSPSTVIELPASVALHQYVHVPYRPHNRVTRDGVLARDGYTCGYCGGHGDTVDHIEPVSRGGQDSWLNLIAACAPCNGRKSDRTPEEAGMRLLWEPYEPRDRDRYRVPELV, from the coding sequence ATGAGGCATTTCCGACAACGCAAGGCCAGTCACCGGGCCGTGGCGGTGTACAACGCCGACTACCGCGTGCTGACCCACGTGACCTGGCAGGAGGCGGTTCGGCTGCTGCTGCGGGGTTCGGTCCATGTGATCGAACGCCACAGCCCGGCCGTGCACATACACAGCCCCTCGACCGTGATCGAGCTGCCCGCATCCGTCGCGCTACATCAGTACGTCCACGTGCCGTACCGGCCGCACAACCGGGTCACGCGTGACGGCGTCCTGGCTCGCGACGGCTACACCTGCGGCTATTGCGGTGGCCATGGCGACACGGTGGATCACATCGAGCCGGTGTCGCGAGGCGGGCAAGACTCCTGGCTGAACCTCATTGCGGCGTGCGCGCCGTGCAACGGTCGCAAGAGTGACCGCACGCCGGAGGAAGCCGGGATGCGGTTGCTCTGGGAGCCCTACGAACCCCGCGATCGGGATCGCTACCGGGTCCCCGAGTTGGTTTGA
- a CDS encoding GntR family transcriptional regulator — translation MTDFGEWVRLDPHAGPLFDQLRLQIIEAIRAGRLSAGTRLPTVRELAGTLGMAANTVARAYRELETAGVLETRGRSGTFVAAADPAAAAMVDAANAFADTARALGVLKADALRYLDAAFE, via the coding sequence GTGACCGATTTCGGTGAGTGGGTGCGCCTCGATCCGCACGCGGGGCCGTTGTTCGACCAGTTGCGGCTGCAGATCATCGAAGCCATTCGTGCTGGGCGTCTGTCCGCCGGCACCCGACTGCCCACCGTGCGCGAGCTGGCCGGCACGCTGGGAATGGCGGCCAACACCGTCGCCCGCGCCTACCGTGAACTCGAGACCGCCGGGGTCCTCGAAACCCGCGGGAGATCAGGAACTTTCGTCGCGGCTGCGGATCCGGCTGCCGCAGCGATGGTGGACGCGGCCAATGCGTTCGCCGACACCGCCCGGGCGTTGGGCGTGCTGAAAGCCGACGCGCTGCGGTATCTGGACGCGGCGTTCGAGTAG
- a CDS encoding NAD-dependent deacylase, which yields MRVTVFSGAGMSADSGVPTFRDAETGLWANTDPYEISSSDAWRRHPERVFAWYLWRHHMMGNVSPNDGHRAVAAWQDYTEVDIVTQNIDNLHERAGSTRVHHLHGSLFHFHCDSCKAEFEGTLPPMPEPEIAIEPPECYCGGLVRPNVVWFGENLPSDAWNNSVAAVSAADLVITVGTSSVVYPAASLPEAAVQQGIPVIEVNPKPTPFSDQATVSLRETAATALPTLLQRLPELLPTIKQA from the coding sequence ATGCGGGTGACGGTGTTCAGCGGTGCGGGAATGTCCGCCGACAGTGGCGTGCCGACCTTCCGGGATGCCGAGACCGGCCTGTGGGCCAACACCGACCCCTACGAAATTTCCAGCTCGGACGCCTGGCGCCGCCACCCCGAGCGAGTGTTCGCCTGGTATCTGTGGCGCCATCACATGATGGGCAATGTATCCCCGAATGACGGGCACCGCGCGGTCGCCGCGTGGCAGGACTACACCGAGGTCGACATCGTCACCCAGAACATCGACAACCTGCATGAGCGGGCCGGCAGCACACGGGTCCATCATCTGCACGGCAGCCTGTTCCACTTCCACTGCGACAGTTGCAAAGCCGAATTCGAAGGTACGTTGCCGCCGATGCCGGAGCCCGAGATCGCCATCGAACCGCCGGAGTGCTACTGCGGCGGCTTGGTGCGGCCCAATGTGGTCTGGTTCGGCGAGAACCTGCCCTCCGACGCGTGGAACAACTCCGTCGCCGCGGTCAGCGCGGCCGACCTGGTCATCACCGTCGGTACGTCGTCGGTGGTGTACCCGGCGGCGTCATTGCCGGAAGCCGCGGTGCAGCAGGGCATTCCGGTCATCGAGGTGAACCCGAAGCCGACCCCGTTCTCGGATCAGGCCACGGTATCCCTGCGCGAAACCGCGGCCACCGCGCTGCCGACGCTGTTGCAGCGGTTGCCCGAACTGCTGCCGACGATCAAGCAGGCCTGA
- a CDS encoding class I SAM-dependent methyltransferase, with the protein MTDTSVDNPFFARMWIAMSSRERKFMTRLRQENLAGLRGRVLEIGAGTGTNFAFYPDTVTEVVAVEPEVRLAPLARKAALTAPVPVTVRTETVENFDGADLFDAVVCSLVLCSVDQPESVLRQVYSRLEPGGELRYFEHVASGGVRGRVQRFLDSTFWPKISGNCHAHRETEQSIVGAGFEVSDARRVLMLPGWVPLAEVALGRAVRPA; encoded by the coding sequence ATGACCGACACTTCGGTGGACAACCCGTTCTTCGCTCGCATGTGGATCGCGATGTCGTCGCGCGAGCGCAAGTTCATGACCAGGCTGCGGCAGGAGAATCTGGCCGGGCTCCGCGGCCGGGTGCTGGAGATCGGTGCCGGAACCGGAACCAACTTCGCGTTCTATCCGGACACCGTGACCGAGGTGGTGGCCGTCGAGCCGGAGGTCCGGCTGGCGCCGCTGGCCCGGAAGGCGGCACTGACCGCGCCGGTGCCGGTGACGGTCCGCACCGAGACCGTCGAGAACTTCGACGGCGCCGATCTTTTCGACGCCGTGGTGTGCTCCCTGGTGCTGTGCTCGGTCGACCAGCCGGAAAGTGTGCTGCGGCAGGTGTATTCACGGCTCGAGCCCGGTGGTGAGCTGCGCTACTTCGAGCACGTCGCCAGCGGCGGGGTGCGGGGCCGGGTGCAGCGCTTCCTGGATTCGACGTTCTGGCCCAAGATTTCCGGCAACTGTCACGCACACCGGGAAACCGAGCAGAGCATCGTCGGTGCGGGTTTCGAGGTTTCGGATGCCCGGCGCGTGCTGATGCTGCCGGGCTGGGTGCCGCTGGCCGAGGTGGCGCTGGGCCGCGCCGTCAGGCCTGCTTGA